A window of the Natronomonas salina genome harbors these coding sequences:
- a CDS encoding MATE family efflux transporter, whose amino-acid sequence MTDRSVDVTDGDLFRPLLVLSAPIVASQVLQVAYNLADTFWVGRLGADAVAALSYAWAIVFLMVSVGGGLTVAGTVLVSQHKGSGDFRHSHHVAGQTVSFVTLIALAFAVLGYVAAPTLLALVGATPGTDPHTFATDYTRVIFLGVVFMFWFFIFDALLRGWGDTRTSLYLMAGSVALNVVLDPFLVLGFADNPLFAWVGLEGMGTQLYTLTGFEGYGVTGAAVATVVARFFPAAIGMYLLLSGGVGLSPEPRDFVPELATVRRILDVGAPIGAEQGLRAGGVAAMTAVIALAGDDAVAAYGIVNRLASLLFLPALGFARGTETVVGQNLGAGQPDRARRAVYLASATVAGGFLVLVALAYPFAEAITGAFLPPGETASSTVVEYGAAYVRIAGPAYVFLGVFQVTLGGFRGSGSTRTAMLLSVQELWVFRIPLSFVFLTVLGWGVVGVWWAVAVSFVASALTTGAWFLRGTWTDGIVDPEELDAPGEMDVAD is encoded by the coding sequence GTGACCGACCGGTCGGTCGACGTCACCGACGGCGACCTGTTCAGGCCGCTGCTCGTCCTCTCGGCGCCCATCGTCGCCTCGCAGGTGCTGCAGGTCGCCTACAACCTCGCCGACACCTTCTGGGTCGGCCGCCTCGGCGCCGACGCCGTCGCCGCCCTCTCGTACGCCTGGGCCATCGTCTTCCTGATGGTCTCGGTCGGCGGCGGCCTCACCGTCGCCGGCACCGTCCTCGTCTCCCAGCACAAGGGGTCGGGCGACTTCCGGCACTCCCACCACGTCGCCGGCCAGACCGTCTCGTTCGTCACCCTGATCGCCCTCGCGTTCGCCGTCCTCGGCTACGTCGCCGCCCCCACGCTGCTCGCCCTCGTCGGCGCCACCCCGGGGACCGACCCCCACACCTTCGCGACCGACTACACCCGCGTCATCTTCCTCGGCGTCGTCTTCATGTTCTGGTTCTTCATCTTCGACGCGCTGCTGCGCGGGTGGGGCGACACCCGCACGTCGCTGTACCTGATGGCCGGCAGCGTCGCGCTCAACGTCGTCCTCGACCCGTTTCTCGTCCTCGGGTTCGCCGACAATCCCCTGTTCGCGTGGGTCGGCCTGGAGGGGATGGGAACCCAGCTCTACACGCTCACCGGCTTCGAGGGGTACGGCGTCACCGGCGCCGCCGTCGCGACGGTCGTCGCGCGCTTCTTCCCCGCCGCCATCGGCATGTACCTCCTGCTGTCCGGCGGGGTCGGTCTGTCGCCGGAACCCCGCGACTTCGTCCCCGAACTCGCGACCGTCCGGCGCATCCTCGACGTCGGCGCCCCCATCGGCGCCGAGCAGGGCCTCCGGGCCGGCGGCGTCGCGGCCATGACCGCCGTCATCGCCCTCGCCGGCGACGACGCGGTCGCCGCCTACGGCATCGTCAACCGCCTGGCCTCGCTGCTCTTCCTGCCCGCCCTCGGGTTCGCCCGCGGCACCGAGACGGTCGTCGGCCAGAACCTCGGCGCCGGCCAGCCCGACCGCGCCCGCCGGGCCGTCTACCTGGCGAGTGCGACCGTCGCCGGCGGCTTCCTCGTCCTCGTCGCGCTCGCCTACCCCTTCGCCGAGGCCATCACCGGCGCGTTCCTGCCGCCCGGGGAGACCGCCTCGTCGACCGTCGTCGAGTACGGCGCCGCCTACGTCCGCATCGCCGGCCCGGCGTACGTCTTCCTCGGCGTCTTCCAGGTCACTCTGGGTGGCTTCCGCGGCTCCGGGTCGACCCGGACGGCGATGCTGCTGTCCGTCCAGGAGCTGTGGGTGTTCCGCATCCCGCTGTCGTTCGTCTTCCTCACCGTCCTCGGCTGGGGCGTCGTCGGCGTCTGGTGGGCCGTCGCCGTCTCCTTCGTCGCCAGCGCGCTCACGACCGGGGCGTGGTTCCTGCGCGGCACCTGGACCGACGGCATCGTCGACCCCGAGGAGCTCGACGCTCCCGGCGAGATGGACGTCGCCGACTAG
- a CDS encoding methylated-DNA--[protein]-cysteine S-methyltransferase: protein MKVRLLGTTIEVDESFVDESQDEIRAQIREYAEGDRRSFDLSVSFPDGSVGEVMRAMSAIPYGETRTYGDLAADLDTAPIAVGNACGRNPVPVVVPCHRVVGSDGGLKGYSAADGVATKRRLLDLEAEIATGSVQARLPDADGANG from the coding sequence ATGAAGGTGCGGCTCCTCGGGACGACCATCGAGGTCGACGAGTCGTTCGTCGACGAGTCCCAGGACGAGATTCGAGCGCAGATCCGCGAGTACGCCGAGGGCGACCGGCGGTCGTTCGACCTGTCGGTCTCGTTCCCCGACGGCTCGGTGGGCGAGGTGATGCGCGCTATGTCGGCGATACCCTACGGCGAGACGCGGACGTACGGCGACCTCGCCGCCGACCTCGACACCGCGCCGATCGCCGTCGGCAACGCCTGCGGGCGCAACCCCGTCCCGGTGGTCGTCCCCTGCCACCGCGTCGTCGGCAGCGACGGGGGGCTGAAGGGGTACTCGGCGGCCGACGGCGTCGCGACGAAGCGGCGACTCCTCGACCTGGAAGCGGAGATAGCGACGGGGTCGGTGCAGGCCCGCTTGCCGGACGCCGACGGGGCGAACGGCTGA